One Dermacentor silvarum isolate Dsil-2018 chromosome 10, BIME_Dsil_1.4, whole genome shotgun sequence genomic window carries:
- the LOC125940958 gene encoding uncharacterized protein LOC125940958, with translation MAPQSKDAGVSILTPDYVALLQRLCKTTQPSISDVSTTLKLFCAFLGGRNPKRSPVSSSSLSTSSCRAKKRGGKSAARASAVTDNASGGGCGGAGSDIGFERSCTWVPDKKACWIMSNLDMWNHVLCEVCIELREDKWDELTLQAYEWPENKSVVHGALCASLLIHVLLRQHRCVTCVFLDMSVTTVESHVIWHALRTGAGGVKWLECRPYFLGLRSPVTSVDTTTWSQAVAALTNLNILHLHCIHFSKEIARTLGGYVMRSTALSTLQLINIKADDRDAGVFLDCLACNRTVKVLCVQESFLIARQGQALAEVVRDHVTLEKLEVTGSSACIPSALLAAVVQSKTLTALAVHACSIRTEDIEAMASALTLPAPSPACDGENAESCGACPDRRAF, from the exons ATGGCACCACAATCAAAGGACGCAGGCGTCAGTATTCTTACTCCGGACTACGTGGCCTTGCTTCAGAGGTTGTGCAAAACCACCCAGCCAAGCATCAGCGATGTGAGCACTACCTTGAAGTTATTTTGCGCTTTTTTGGGTGGCAGAAACCCTAAGCGTTCTCCCGTGTCATCATCGTCGTTGTCGACTTCATCCTGCCGTGCCAAAAAACGCGGCGGCAAGTCCG CTGCCCGTGCGAGTGCTGTGACAGACAATGCTTCAGGTGGTGGCTGTGGAGGCGCCGGCAGCGACATCGGCTTCGAGCGTTCTTGCACGTGGGTGCCAGACAAGAAGGCCTGTTGGATTATGTCCAACCTAGACATGTGGAACCACGTTCTCTGCGAGGTCTGCATCGAACTCCGTGAGGACAAGTGGGACGAGCTCACGCTACAAGCGTACGAGTGGCCCGAGAACAAGTCGGTAGTCCACGGCGCTCTTTGCGCCTCGCTGCTCATCCACGTGCTGCTGCGGCAACACAG GTGTGTCACTTGCGTCTTCTTGGACATGTCTGTAACCACAGTTGAAAGCCACGTCATATGGCACGCCCTGAGGACTGGCGCTGGGGGTGTCAAGTGGCTCGAGTGCAGGCCGTACTTCCTTGGTCTACGAAGCCCG GTTACATCGGTCGATACGACCACCTGGTCCCAGGCGGTGGCGGCTCTGACGAACCTCAACATCCTGCATCTTCACTGCATTCACTTCTCCAAGGAAATCGCGCGTACGCTTGGCGGTTACGTGATGCGATCCACTGCACTCAGTACACTCCAGTTAATTAACATCAAG GCTGATGACAGGGACGCAGGCGTGTTCCTGGACTGCCTCGCCTGCAACCGCACTGTGAAGGTCCTGTGTGTGCAAGAATCCTTCCTGATCGCACGGCAGGGCCAGGCTCTGGCAGAAGTCGTCCGAGACCACGTGACCCTTGAGAAACTTGAA GTGACGGGCTCCTCGGCCTGCATTCCATCTGCTCTGCTGGCAGCCGTGGTTCAGAGCAAAACTTTGACGGCGCTTGCGGTGCACGCATGCTCGATTCGCACCGAGGATATCGAAGCTATGGCCTCTGCCCTGACGCTGCCAGCGCCGTCTCCCGCGTGTGACGGCGAGAACGCTGAAAGCTGTGGCGCCTGCCCCGACAGGAGAGCGTTTTGA
- the LOC125941060 gene encoding uncharacterized protein LOC125941060 — translation MMQALEVNKTLEALVVNVTGTQPQFEVSCLFNLIRKIDVFSRLKLNWVHPRGSDFAKGVRASQVPTIWRSLDESGVEDAEKFLEALVSIRNVGLALLECTTLAKQRVVQKLTDTLTRIKCLRKVPLLYHIRKSPRNTPVSPLKSETQIRQPPNLIQGR, via the exons ATGATGCAGGCACTGGAG GTGAACAAGACGCTGGAGGCACTAGTCGTCAATGTGACGGGCACGCAGCCCCAGTTCGAGGTCTCCTGCCTCTTCAACTTGATCCGGAAAATCGACGTGTTCTCCCGCTTGAAATTAAACTGGGTCCACCCTCGTGGATCAGACTTCGCGAAAGGCGTCCGTGCTTCCCAAGTGCCCACAATTTGGCGAAGCCTGGATGAGAGTGGAGTGGAGGACGCGGAGAAGTTCCTGGAGGCTCTCGTCTCCATTCGAAACGTTGGTCTGGCCTTGCTCGAATGCACAACTCTAGCAAAGCAACGCGTAGTTCAAAAGCTGACCGACACTCTTACGAGGATCAAGTGCCTGAGGAAAGTACCGCTTCTTTATCACATACGGAAGAGCCCTCGGAACACTCCTGTTTCACCACTGAAATCTGAGACGCAGATTCGGCAACCACCTAACTTGATTCAGGGGCGTTGA